The sequence ATTAGACACACGACTTCGCCAATTGGCGCGGTTAGAAGAAATGAAAATTCGTGGTGAGCAAGATCTGCTTGCAACTGAACGCGACAAGTTACAAAAAATACTCGATTCAGCGCGCCGTTTAAAAACCTTAATTCGAAAAGAGTTAGAAGAAGTTGCTGCAGAGTTTGGTGATGATCGTCGCTCGCCTATTGTGAGTCGTGCGGAGGCGCAGGCGTTCAACGAAACCGATTTAATGACCAGTGAGCCGGTAACGGTTGTGTTATCGGACAAAGGTTGGATACGCTCTGCAAAAGGGCATGACATTGACCCAACCAGTTTGAGTTATAAAGCAGGAGACTCGTTTAAGTTGGTCGCTCGTGGTAAAAGTAATCAGTACACGTTGTTACTGGACTCAACAGGTAGAAGCTACGCCATTGTTACGCATACGTTGCCGTCGGCGCGGGGGCAGGGGGAACCCATTACTGGGCGTTTAAACCCGCCAAGTGGTGCCGTAATAGAAGGTATGTTGATGGGTGAAGAAGCACAGCAGGTGCTTATGGCGTCGGATGCAGGGTATGGCTTTATTGCGACCTTGGCTGATATGTACACCAAAAATCGTGCAGGTAAAGCGTTGTTGAGTTTACCAAAAGGTGGTCGAGTATTAGCGCCGCAAGTCTTAGATACCCCAGAAGAGCTTTGGTTGGCCGCTATTAGTAACGAAGGCCGTTTGTTAGTTTTCCCTATTACCGAATTGCCACAATTATCACGAGGCAAAGGTAATAAAATAATTAATATTCCCGCTGCTCGAGTACAAGCGCGGGAGGAGTTTGTAATAGCATTAGTCGCAATAGACAAACGCCAATGCTTAAAAGTTAATTCGGGTAAACGGCATCTAACACTTAAGTTTAAAGATTTAGAGCATTATCGTGGAGAGCGTGGGCGTCGAGGTAATAAATTACCACGAGGCTTCCAAAAGGTAGACTCAGTGGTAGTGGAATAGTAACCGGTAACGTGAAAGAATAACTTAATAGCTTTTGTAGTTGCTTTGAATTTCAGATGGCTCGACCCAAATCACATATTTTATGCAGGGAGCGGCTTGATCAATGTGGATTTAAGTGACACACTCACTTCCCCTCTGGGGATACCACAATGAATCATCTAAAAAAAATATATGTCTGGATTTCGTAAACATGGACGCACAATGGTTAAATGTGTTGTTCGCTTAACGCACCGTGAAATTGGCGACGTCGTCGCTGAGACGCGTGATATATCTGAAAGCGGCGTATTTGTTAGCTGCAGCGAACTTGTCCATTATATTTCTATTGGCGACGAGTTTGACGCAAAACTGTACAGCGAATGCAACAACATTTCTGAAACCAGTATGAAGGTTGTACGCCTCACTAATGAAGGCGTTGGCCTTGTGTTTGCGTAAACACGCGAGCTGCGTATTAATCTCTCCCGTATTTAATTCTTGCCTTCCTCAGTGTTTAATCACATAGCGTTACGCTAGTATTTATGCGCTATTTTGTGACATTTGAGCGTAGAACTAGTAAACATTATTTAGTGGGGCGACGAATACATTATTCGCATGCCGCCCTAGCGTTAACGCTTTTATTTATCCTTGAGATTAAAGGCTTTGCTCCAAGCGATTCGTTCGAATCATTGCGCGTAACTCTTCAATGTAGGCTTCACCTCTTTCTGAATAGTGCTCTAGGCCCGCCGCTAATAGTGTGCCCGTAGGTTCACGGTTTTGAACGCGTAAATAATCTCGCATTTTCCGCAGTTCTGCATAAGCGCGGTGGGTATTGATGTTATAAAAATAAGCGCTAACCGATTCAGCGGGTGAGTTGAATTTTCGTACTTCGTGTCCTGCGTTTGCAGAGCGTTGATTAGGTACTAGCCCGCATCCTTTTTTAAAACACCATTGGCCAAAATAATTATTGCCTTGTTTCGCGAAACGCGAACGCCCCCATGCGGATTCATTTGCAGCCTGAGCCAATACGAGAGCACTTGGGATAATATCTACACGCTGAACCAATTCGTTTACGCGTCGTATATCGGTAGCGTCGTCATCATCGGGCAGATCAAAATCTTCGGCAAGTTTATCTATGAGTGCTAACTCCGCTTTAGAGAGCGTTTGGTCGCTGCGCAATTTTTTCTGTATGAGTAGTAGCGGCACTCGTTTTGCTTCCAGAGCGCGATTTTCTGCATCGATGAAAGGCGTAAAAAAATTAAAAAATGCGGCTTTTCGTTCGGCGGTATTTTTTATGGCGCCGAAATCGGGCGTTGCAACAATGGGAGCAGCGTTAAAGGGGGTTGTAAAAGCGGTTAACAGTGTGGGTTGATGGCTTAAATAAATAACGAGAATAAAAACACAAACTGTATACGCCGCAAGAGCGTAAGCAATGGCTTTTTTGATAAACATAATGATCTCTTAGAAAAGGGGTTAGTACGAGCAAGCGATAAGGTAGACCAAAACAGCGGCTTTGCTGGATGCGAAGCCGCGGCCAGCGGTGGGGCTTGGCTACAAATCTAACGCTTTTCGCAATTTACTAAAATGAGTGCGAGCCGTTTCTTTGTCGGCGGGTTTATTACGGTCGGATTCGAGTGCGGGTTTTTGCGGAGGCTCAAGGTGTTCGCCTAATCTCACCCGGTCACATACTTCTTGATAGTGTTGTTTGAATATAGGGTAAGCAACATACTCATTGTTGTTTTGCAGAAAATACCAATCGGCGGCGCGGCCGGCATAATACACCGCAAGGTGGCTCCAGCGATTGCCTGCCTTGGGCGACGGCGCGCGGCAAGCTTCTAAAAAAGCGGCATGGGGTTCGGGCAAGCCGAGCGCACTACTGGTTTCACACGCTTTTATCATGGCGGCAAGTGTTGGTAGGAACTCGTTGTTTTCGATGATGGCCCGCGCAGCGAGCATTTGTACGCGTGGTTCAAACCGTTTTAGGGCGTCTAACCACAAACGTTTAGTCGCATTTACATCGGTTTCGCTGCTGTATGCTTTAAAAAACTGATTGTGATAGTTACGCTTAAACAACGCGAAAATTTGATTGAGTGCATCAATTCGGGCGTTGCCATTGGGTTCGGTAGCGTTGTTAGCTGAGTGCTCAGTTGGCCCAGCTTCGGTCAGCGAGTTCTTCTTCAAGGGTTATGTCCCGTGTCGATCTTTGTTCGTTATTGTTCGTTTGGTTGGCAAGCGCATGTTGGCGCGCCCACTCACGTTTTGCGTGTTGTAAAAAACGCGTATTCCAACTGGTATGCACCTGATTACTGTCGCGCCAATACAGAATAAATTCTGGAATTAACCCTGTGGCGAAGTTTACATCAATATTGGCTAAACGCAGCACATCGTATACGTCTTCTGAAGGCTGCCAGTGTGAGGGAAGCAGTTTTGGGTCGGTACTGTGTTCCAGCGCCGTGTTAAATTTTTTCCATTGTATGCGTACATGCTGAATAAATTTACTGTTCCATGTTTTATGTGCATCACCGCGTTCTTGCCAATACACAATAAATTCGGGAATCGCGTCTTCCACAAATTCACGTTTAATACTGGCGTGAACGGTCAACACCTCCATGGCATCTAAGCTTGGCCGCCACTGGTTGTCCATTATACTGTTCTGGTCCTGCCGATTACGTTGTGCTTCAAATTGACGCCATTGCCGAATGACATGCTGAATAAATTTAGCCCCCCACGAGCGGTGAGATTCTCCGCGTTCACGCCAGTAGGTAACGAACTCGGGAATTTGATCGCGTGCGAAGTTTTCGGGAATGTTGTGTTGTGCGAGCTGCGCGAAGGTAACAGGGTCGGGTTGCCAGTTGGCAGCAATAAAGTTATTGCTCGGCGATGCCAGTACGGGTGTGTTGTGTGGCGCGGGGGTTGGCCGAGAGGCTGTATTGGGTTGCCCTACGTACAGTGCGCGTTCATTGAAAGCATAGCGAAATGGGTGGTCGGGGCTAAGGCTGTTGGCGCCCAATAGCAATACACCTTTGGCGTGCAGGCTATGGCAGATGCGTTTAAGGTCGCGGTCATTCCAAAAGGGTACCACCGACTGTAGTCGGTTACTCGCGAGGTTACGCCACTCGAACTGCCCCTTCACTTCTGATGGTGCATGGCCAGCCAGCTCGGCCAATACCGATAGCAGAATCGACTCTTCCAGCCCCAGTTTACTGGCGAGTGAAGGGTAAACAAGAATGGGGTGTTCGGGTATAAGGCGTGAAGTCATAATCTCTCTCTAAGAGGGGGTCACTTTATCATTTAATGCCGCGTGCCGGTATGCCAATAATGGTCGTCATGCGTCTTCCTGTGTTAGGCCATGATGGCTGGCATCGTAATGATAAGGTGGGGGAGACTAGAGTCCCGCTGGGAGCGGCCCTTGGCGAGGGGCACAACGGTAATGGTCTCTCGCCAAGGTGGGTATATGGTGTTCTTCGTTATAGTGCGCGCGCCATTTTAGCCTTACGTATCAACTGAATATATTCCGTACGGTAGCCATATTCGTCGTCTCCTTTGTTGGCTTGAGCTAATACAATGGCATCGTCGAAACCCCACTCGCCCGTGTATTGGCCGTTTTTTAGCAATTGCGCAAAACCGGCAACGGCGGTGGCGAAGCGGGCTTCGCGTAGCATAAGAGCTGAAGGTTGGCGGGCTTCCATGTTAATCGTGGTGGTGAGCAGTTGCGAGTTATCGGCATCCGGCTGCTTGTAGCGAATTTTCACAAAACCGTATTCGTTAGCATGGCCGGCGGCGATGGGTGTTTCGCTATAACGTGAAGTATCAATAAGTTCTGCACCGGAATTAACGGGCGTAATCTCATACAGTGCGGTCACCGTATGGCCGGCACCAATTTCACCGGCATCAACCGCATCATTATTAAAATCTTCTCGCTTGAGTGCTCGGGTTTCGTAGCCGAGCAAACGGTATTCTGCGACGGTAGCGGGGTTGAACTCTACCTGTATTTTTACATCTTTGGCGATAGGAAAGAGGTTGGCAGTGGCTTCGGTGACGAGTACTTTCTGGGCCTCGCTTAGCGTATCGATATAGGCTGCGACACCATTGCCGTTTTGAGCCAGCTGCTGCATTAAGGCATCGTTATAGTTGCCGCCACCAAAACCTAGCACTGACAGATAAATACCCTTCTCACGTTTGCGTTCTACAAACCCCTTTAATTCTTCGTTGCTTTGAATACCTACATTAAAGTCACCATCGGTGGCGAGAAATATGCGATTAACCGCATCCTCGCGGAACGAGGATTCTGCCAATTGATAGGCCAATTTAATACCTTCTGCACCCGCCGTAGAACCTCCTGCTTGCAAGGTGTTAATCGCCTCTAGAATCGTCTGCTTTTCGGCGACTTTAGTGGGGGCCAATACTGTACCGGCGGCGCCGGCGTACACGGCAATTGCCACGGTGTCGTCGGGGCGTAATTTGCTGAGCAACAAATTCATCGACTGTTTAACCAGAGGCAGCTTGTCGGGTGCATTCATGGAACCACTAACATCGAGCAAGAAAACCACATTAGATTTTGGCTGTTCTGCGCTAAGTTCGTAACCTTTTATACCAATATGTACCAGTTTATTCTTGATGTTCCACGGTGAGGTTATCACCGTAATATTGCGGCTAAAAGGTTCTGCAGTGCTGGTGGGCTGAGGGTATTGGTAGTCGAAATAGTTGACCATTTCTTCTAAGCGCACGGCATCTTTTTGTGGCAGTACGCCTCGGTTGAGTTGGCGACGCACGAAGCTATAGGATGCTGTGTCGACGTCAATCGAAAACGTGGAGACCGGTTCTTCACGGGTGAGCTTAATCGCGTTGGTTTCCACGTGTTCGAAACGGTCGCGGCCTTCGCTTGGAATCTGTTGAACTGCAATGTCGCGGCCGGGAGGCGACATCATTGTGCGGGGTTTTGCTGGTGCGGGGCTGGCGAGTTGTTGACGCTTTTCACGTTCGACGATAGCGATACCTGCTACACGCTGTAAGGATTCGGCCGCAGCTGCGTCACTCTCGTGGAGAAGAGCAATATCTTCGGCGGAGATTGCCTCCACAACGGCTGATGATTCGCGGCGAATATCAGCGGCCGTTTCCAGTGAAGTGCGCATACCCGTTACGATAACGTCTTCCTGTGCTTGTGCAGGAGGGGGCGGCATTTGCCCGGTGTCGTTTAGCGGGTGGAGCGGCATAAAAGGGGTTTGTTCGGTGCCAATCATTATGCCAAATACCGCCATACAAGCGGTGGCAATACCGCCAAGTAGCCATTTTTTTTGTGCGAAATTAGGCGTATTCATAGGGTCTCTCCGATTCGTTTTGTTGGAACTAATAGTGAGACGGAGCCAACGCCAAAATCCTTGGGGGATGTACGAGTTTTTTTCGGGTGTACGGTGTTCTTGTGCTGCAGAGTGCGCCTGTTGGGATTTAAATTCACTGACGGCCATAGCGATGGCACGTTGCTTTGCTTCTGCGTCGGGCGCGTGATCGGCACTTCTATCGAGTTGTTTTTTTAGATCGTATTCATTCATGTGTGCCCCCTTCTGTTGGTGAAAGAAGGTTGAGTTTTTTACGTATTTGATGAAGCCGCCACGAGATGGTGCTTTCTTTTACCGCCAGAACGTTGGCGGCTTCGGCATGTGTTAAGCCTTCAGCTAACACGAGAAGAAGCGTTGCTTTAAAACCTTCTCCCCAACTTTCGAGACGGCTTAAAATTTGTTGAAGGTAAATGCCGGAATCGTGCTGGGCTTCCACGCTTGGCTCTCGAGTAGTTTCGGTGACGTGCCGGCGCCCGTCGCCACCAGGTTCGGTATGCTTGGTTTCACTGCGGTGCCAGTCAATTGCGCAAGTAACCACGAGCCGGTACAACCACGTGGTAAAGCTGGCATCGAACCGAAATTGCCCTAGTGAGCGCGCGAGTTTAAGGCAAGCTTGCTGGGTTATGTCTTGCGCGTCTGTGGGGTTGCCGCACCACTTACAGGCAAAGCGATACATCCTGTCGTAATGCAGTTGCAACAGGGATTCAAAAGCGGCGCTATCACCGCTTTGGGCCGCTTTAATGAGCGTGTCGGGTGTGTCGGATTTTCGAGTCATTATGGATTAGACGGCCATTTAGGCGAAATCCTTGGTTTTATTTTAGCGAATATGACGCACCGGTATTTGGTCGGCGAGTAAGGGTTGGTATTGCAATTTACGTATGGTTTCGCTCACCTGCGCGACGCTACGTTGGTCGTTGGTATCGAACTGCTCTAGTGCGCTGGGGGTGCTGTCACTATAGCCGCCGGGTTGCGTGCTAGATTCTGCGCTTAGGTGGGTAATGCCCAAGGGCAATAATGCATCGCGTAGCGGTTCCGATTCCCGTGTTGAGAGTACCAGTTCAACATCGGGAAAGCATAGCCTTAGGGCCATTATCAGTTGAATAAAGTCCTTATCGTTTACGGGGTGGGCAATGTTGTAGTCGGTACCGCAGGGGCGTAATCGTGGCAGACCAATACTGTAGCGTTGTCGCCAGTGCGTACGCTGTAGATAGTGTAGATGATGCGCGAGGGCGATAGCGTCGGTGCGCCAATCGGCAAGCCCTAATAAAATACCCACGCCAATTTTTTCGATACCGGCAGCGGCAGCTCTGTCAGGTGTGTCGAGCCGCCAATCGAAATCCATTTTTTGTCCGCTTAGGTGTACGTCGGCGTAGCGTTTTCGGTTATAGGTTTCTTGGTATACCACTACACCGTCGAGGCCGGCGTTTGCGAGTGTCCGGTAGGCGTCTTCGCTAAAAGGCTGTGCTTCCAATTGTAGCTGTGCAAGATGTGGCCGAAGCGTGGTTAACGATTCACAAAAATAATCTAAACCAATTTTGTGTTCTGCTTCGCCACTCACGAGCAGCACATGGCCAATATTTTTGGCTTGAATACTGCTAATTTCGTTTTTTAATTGGGCGGGGCGTAACCATGTACGCTTAAGTTTAGCGTCTGCGGTAAACCCACAGTAAGTGCAAATATTTGTGCATAAATTACTGAGATAAAGCGGTAGGAATAGCTGTAAGTTTGCACCAAAACGTTGTCGGGTTAAGTCGTGGCTATGGGCCGCCATTTCGGTTAAATACGGCGTAGCGGCGTCGGAAATAAGCACGGCCAAATCCGTTAGGGATCGGTTGGGTTGCGCCAAGGTTCTCTCTACATCCGCGCGGGTGAATGTTTCCCACGAAAAAGAGGGCGTGATGTTAGTGGATAAATACTGGCGGTAACTCATGTAAGCGACTCCAAAAAAGTCGTTAATGGGCTGGTGGCATTAGCGCGTTCGCTGCTGCTGGCTAGGCCACTGGTATAGGCGTAGCGTCCAGCGGTAACGGCCAATTTAAACGCTTCTGCCATTGTTGCAGGGTTATGTGCGGTGGCGATGGCGGTGTTTACCATAACGGCTGTGGCTCCCATTTCCATTACTTTAGCGGCATGGGAAGGCGCTCCTAAGCCGGCATCGATAATGACGGGAAGGGTACTTTGCTCAATAATGATGCGTAAAAATACTTCGGTGGCTACGCCTTGATTGCTACCAATGGGCGCCGCCAATGGCATAACGGCCGCACAACCCAGTGCTTCGAGGCGTTTACACAGTACTGGGTCGGCATGTATATACGGCAACACATGAAAACCTTCTTCAACGAGAATGGCCGCCGCTTTATACGTTTCCAGCGGGTCGGGC is a genomic window of Teredinibacter purpureus containing:
- a CDS encoding PilZ domain-containing protein; translation: MSGFRKHGRTMVKCVVRLTHREIGDVVAETRDISESGVFVSCSELVHYISIGDEFDAKLYSECNNISETSMKVVRLTNEGVGLVFA
- a CDS encoding glucosaminidase domain-containing protein — encoded protein: MFIKKAIAYALAAYTVCVFILVIYLSHQPTLLTAFTTPFNAAPIVATPDFGAIKNTAERKAAFFNFFTPFIDAENRALEAKRVPLLLIQKKLRSDQTLSKAELALIDKLAEDFDLPDDDDATDIRRVNELVQRVDIIPSALVLAQAANESAWGRSRFAKQGNNYFGQWCFKKGCGLVPNQRSANAGHEVRKFNSPAESVSAYFYNINTHRAYAELRKMRDYLRVQNREPTGTLLAAGLEHYSERGEAYIEELRAMIRTNRLEQSL
- a CDS encoding replication protein P; its protein translation is MKKNSLTEAGPTEHSANNATEPNGNARIDALNQIFALFKRNYHNQFFKAYSSETDVNATKRLWLDALKRFEPRVQMLAARAIIENNEFLPTLAAMIKACETSSALGLPEPHAAFLEACRAPSPKAGNRWSHLAVYYAGRAADWYFLQNNNEYVAYPIFKQHYQEVCDRVRLGEHLEPPQKPALESDRNKPADKETARTHFSKLRKALDL
- a CDS encoding DnaT-like ssDNA-binding domain-containing protein, which translates into the protein MTSRLIPEHPILVYPSLASKLGLEESILLSVLAELAGHAPSEVKGQFEWRNLASNRLQSVVPFWNDRDLKRICHSLHAKGVLLLGANSLSPDHPFRYAFNERALYVGQPNTASRPTPAPHNTPVLASPSNNFIAANWQPDPVTFAQLAQHNIPENFARDQIPEFVTYWRERGESHRSWGAKFIQHVIRQWRQFEAQRNRQDQNSIMDNQWRPSLDAMEVLTVHASIKREFVEDAIPEFIVYWQERGDAHKTWNSKFIQHVRIQWKKFNTALEHSTDPKLLPSHWQPSEDVYDVLRLANIDVNFATGLIPEFILYWRDSNQVHTSWNTRFLQHAKREWARQHALANQTNNNEQRSTRDITLEEELADRSWAN
- a CDS encoding vWA domain-containing protein, with amino-acid sequence MNEYDLKKQLDRSADHAPDAEAKQRAIAMAVSEFKSQQAHSAAQEHRTPEKNSYIPQGFWRWLRLTISSNKTNRRDPMNTPNFAQKKWLLGGIATACMAVFGIMIGTEQTPFMPLHPLNDTGQMPPPPAQAQEDVIVTGMRTSLETAADIRRESSAVVEAISAEDIALLHESDAAAAESLQRVAGIAIVEREKRQQLASPAPAKPRTMMSPPGRDIAVQQIPSEGRDRFEHVETNAIKLTREEPVSTFSIDVDTASYSFVRRQLNRGVLPQKDAVRLEEMVNYFDYQYPQPTSTAEPFSRNITVITSPWNIKNKLVHIGIKGYELSAEQPKSNVVFLLDVSGSMNAPDKLPLVKQSMNLLLSKLRPDDTVAIAVYAGAAGTVLAPTKVAEKQTILEAINTLQAGGSTAGAEGIKLAYQLAESSFREDAVNRIFLATDGDFNVGIQSNEELKGFVERKREKGIYLSVLGFGGGNYNDALMQQLAQNGNGVAAYIDTLSEAQKVLVTEATANLFPIAKDVKIQVEFNPATVAEYRLLGYETRALKREDFNNDAVDAGEIGAGHTVTALYEITPVNSGAELIDTSRYSETPIAAGHANEYGFVKIRYKQPDADNSQLLTTTINMEARQPSALMLREARFATAVAGFAQLLKNGQYTGEWGFDDAIVLAQANKGDDEYGYRTEYIQLIRKAKMARAL
- a CDS encoding RNA polymerase sigma factor; the protein is MTRKSDTPDTLIKAAQSGDSAAFESLLQLHYDRMYRFACKWCGNPTDAQDITQQACLKLARSLGQFRFDASFTTWLYRLVVTCAIDWHRSETKHTEPGGDGRRHVTETTREPSVEAQHDSGIYLQQILSRLESWGEGFKATLLLVLAEGLTHAEAANVLAVKESTISWRLHQIRKKLNLLSPTEGGTHE
- the thiH gene encoding 2-iminoacetate synthase ThiH, which codes for MSYRQYLSTNITPSFSWETFTRADVERTLAQPNRSLTDLAVLISDAATPYLTEMAAHSHDLTRQRFGANLQLFLPLYLSNLCTNICTYCGFTADAKLKRTWLRPAQLKNEISSIQAKNIGHVLLVSGEAEHKIGLDYFCESLTTLRPHLAQLQLEAQPFSEDAYRTLANAGLDGVVVYQETYNRKRYADVHLSGQKMDFDWRLDTPDRAAAAGIEKIGVGILLGLADWRTDAIALAHHLHYLQRTHWRQRYSIGLPRLRPCGTDYNIAHPVNDKDFIQLIMALRLCFPDVELVLSTRESEPLRDALLPLGITHLSAESSTQPGGYSDSTPSALEQFDTNDQRSVAQVSETIRKLQYQPLLADQIPVRHIR
- a CDS encoding thiazole synthase yields the protein MEWTLAGTTFNSRIIMGSGKFGSVSLMRDALQCSGTECVTVALKRVNWQQGETDIVQPLQQLGLRFLPNTSGARNADEAVYLARLGRELFDTPFIKLEIHPDQQYLMPDPLETYKAAAILVEEGFHVLPYIHADPVLCKRLEALGCAAVMPLAAPIGSNQGVATEVFLRIIIEQSTLPVIIDAGLGAPSHAAKVMEMGATAVMVNTAIATAHNPATMAEAFKLAVTAGRYAYTSGLASSSERANATSPLTTFLESLT